The DNA window TGGCGCGCCAGCGCCTCGTCATAGCTCGGCATCGACACCGCCGCTCCCGCTCGCTCCACGCAGACCGCCGCATAGGCGGCGGCGAAGCGCACCGCCTCGGCTAACGGCACCTGATTCGCCAACTGCGCCGCCAGGGCGCCGTTAAACGCATCGCCCGCGCCGGTAGTGTCTTTCGGCTGCGCCGGAAACGCCGGGATCAGCTCGCTGCGCTCCCCGTCCGAGAACAACGCCCCCTGCGTGCCCAGCGTCACGATCAGCAAGCGAATGCCCTTGGCGTGCAGCACCTGCGCCGCCTGCCGCGCTGAAGCCTCATCCCGCACCGGCACGCCGGTCAGCAACGTGCATTCGGTGGCGTTGGGCGTCAGCAGATCGACCTGCGCCAGCAGGCTGTCCGGCACCGGCTGAAACGGCGCCGGGTTGAGAATGATGAACGTCCGCGCCTCACGGGCGATAGCGATCACCTGCTCGATCGCCGGCAGGTTGTTCTCCAGCTGGGTCAGCAGAATATCCGCCGCGGCGATCGCCGGCCGGCACTGGCGCACCTCATCGTCGCTGACCGTCAGATTGGCGCCGGGATCGACGGCGATCATGTTCTCCGCATCCTCGCCGGCAACGTAGATAAGCGCATTGCCGGTCGGGCAATCGCCGGTCGAGAACAGCGTCACCGCATCGAAGCCGGCGGCGGCGAGATGACGCCGGGCGAAGGCGCCGAAGTCGTCGCGCCCCACCTTGCCGATATAATGCACCCGCGCCCCGGCGCGCAGCGCGGCGGTGGCCTGATTGGCGCCCTTGCCGCCCGCCCCCATCATACTGTTGCGGGCAATCAGCGACTCGCCGGGCTGCGGAAAGCGCGCCATGCCGGCGACGATATCCAGGTTGAACGAACCGAACACGCAAACTTTGCCTTTCATTGCTGATACTCCCTGCTCAATTGGAGGTGGCGCCGGGCGGCCAGACAGGCGCCTTTGCTGCCGGTTTCATCGCTGAGGCGGCTGACGGAGATCGTCAGCCCCTGTGCCGGCTGCGGCCCGCGCAAATGGCGGCGGATCTCTTGCTCCAGCTGCGCCAACGGAAAACCGCTCATGGCGATCACGCCGCCGCCCAGGATCAGCCGCTCTGGATCGAGCACATTCATTTCGATGGCGATGGTCTGCGCCAATCGATCGACGAAGCGGCGCAGATCAGGATGATCGCCGTGGCATTCGAACAGCCGCTCGAACGGCGTTTGCGGCGCGTTGGCGCGCGCCCAGCCGGTCAGCCAGTGGCCGGAGGTCAGGCTCTCGACGCAGCCTCGTTTGCCGCACGGGCATTCACCCTGATGGCCTGGCCAAGGAATGTGCCCCAGCTCGCCGGCGGCGCCGTGCGCCCCGTGGTAAAAATCACCGTTCAGCCACAGGCTGTTGCCCATGCCGGTGCCCAGATACAGCCCCACTGCCACCTGCGGCAGCGCCGGCAGCTGCTGCAGATCCCACCACAACAGGTGGTTGACGTCCTTGTCCATTCGCACCGGCAGCGTCAGCCGTTCGCTCAATAACGCCGCCACCGGCTGGGCATCCAGCGCCGGGATAAACGGCAACGACAACACCCGAGAACGATCGCGGCTGAGGATCCCCGGCAGCCCCAGCATCACCTGCACCACCTGACGATCCTCGCAATGCCGGGCGATAAGATCGCCCAACGCCGCCAGCGGATCGGCCCGCTGCGCCCAATCGGCGGTCGCTATCTTGCGGTAACCGCTGAACTCGCCTTCATCATCCATCAACAGCAGGCGGGTATTGGTGCCGCCGACGTCAACGCCAAGAAAATGCCGCATCATATCCCCCGCCTCAGGCCGCTTGCCGCATCTGATCCAGCATCTTTTCCCACGCCGTTTCCAGATCCGGATCGAGGTTGAACAGCCCGGAACTGCCGACGATCAACACTTCCGCACCGGCGCCCATCAGATCGCGGTAGGTGCGCTGGTTGCAGGATCCATCTATTTCGATCAGATAGTTCAGATCCTGTTGGCGTTTCAGATCGCGTAATTGGCGGATCTTTTCCAGCATTTCGGGAATGAACGGCTGCCCGGCATAGCCCGGATCGACGGTCATCACGGTGACTTTATCCAGCAGATGAATATAGTGGCGGATAAACTCCACCGGCGTGGCCGGGTTCAGCACCACCCCCACTTTTTTGCCCAGCGCGCGGATTTGGTTAATTACCCGGAACGCGTCGCGGTTGATGGTTTCGGCGTGCGGACAGATAAAATCCGCGCCGGCGCGGGCGATAGGGTCGATAAAATCGGTCGGGTTCTCCACCATCAGATGCACGTCCAGCAACAACGAGGTGTGCGGCCGGATCTGTTCGATAAAGAACGGCGACAGCGTGATGTTTTTAACGTAGTGCCCGTCCATGATGTCGATGTGCAACATATCGGCGCGGCGGTTCAGCACCGCCAATTGCTGCCGAATATCCATCAGGTTCATGCACATCAGTGAAGGTGAAATCTGGTATTTCATTAGCGTTATCCTGCGCAAAAGGGAAAAAAGATCAGTGGCCCGCCGCGGTTCTGGCCCGTGCCGCGCTGCGGCGCATCGCCCGCCGCTGCCGATAGCGATGGCGGAAAAACTTCAGCGCCAGCACCGCGATCAGCACCGCGCCCCACATCGCCAGACTGAAGTGCGGGCTGACGTTCATCAGGTTCAAACCGGTGGCGATCACCTGCAGCACCACCAGCGCCAACACCACGCCGCTGACCCGGCCGAAGCCGCCGAACGGATCGGTGCCCCCCAGAATGATCGCCAGCACCGTCAGCAGCAGGTAAGAGTCGCCGTAGCCCATGCGCGCCGAGTTGAAGCGCGCCATCATCACCAGCCCGGCGATCACGCACAGCAGGCTGGAGAGGGTGTAAATGGCGATCAGTACCCGGTGGGTATTCACGCCGCTGAAGTGGGTAGCGTTGATGTTGCTGCCGCTCATGTAGATACACTTGCCGAGCCGGGTTTTCTGCAAAAACAGCGCCAGCAGCGCGGCGACCGTCAGGAAGATCAAGAGCGGCACCGGCACGCCCAGCACGCTCTCGGCGCCGATAAACCGCACGATCTCCGGCATGCCGCTCAGCGCCGCACCGCGCGTCAGGTAAATGCCGATGCCGTTGACCGTGGTCATGGTGGCCAGCGTCACCAGAATCGGATGCGCGCCGACGTAGGCCACCAGCGCGCCGGTCGCCGCGCCGATAAGCCCGGCCAGCAGCATCGCCGCCACCAGCGCCAACGCCAGCCACAGCGCCTGCATCCCCAGCCCGGCGTCCGCCGGCAGATAGCGGATAAACAGCCAGGCCATCAGCAGGCTGGTCAGGTTGGCGCAGGCGATAATGCACAGGTTCAGACCGCCGCTGAGAATCGGAATGAACATCGCCAGAGTCAACAGGCCCAGTTCCGGCAGCTGGAACGCCACGCTGGTGAAGGTGGCGCCGCTGAAGAAGCGCCCCGGCATCAGCAGGCTGAAGGCCAGCACCACCGCCAGCAGCAATGCCATCAGACCGACGGCGGCGCCGTCCGGACGAAATTTCAGGTTATTGCCCATCAGGCGCTCCTCAGGCGAAACCGACGTCGGTTTCTTTGCGTTTCTTGTAGTGGGTGACGGTGATCGCCGCGACGATCACCAGACCGATCGCCACGTTCATGAAATAGCTGGACACGCCGATCAGGTTGAGGCCGTTTTTCAGCACGCCGATCAGGAACACGCCCATCAGCGTGCCGACCACGCTGCCCTTGCCGCCGTTCAGGCTGGCGCCGCCCAACACCGCCGCCGCCAGCACGTCCAGCTCGCCGCCCACCAGCGCGTTGGGCACCACTTCCCCCATGCGGTACACCTGCACCAGGCCGCCGATCGCCGCCATCGCGCCCAAATAGCCATAGGCGAACAGGTGCAGCAGGCCGACGCGGATGCCGATGCGCCGCGCCGATTCCGCATCGCCACCGACGGCGAACAGCTGGCGCCCGAGGTGGGTCTTGTTCAGCAGCAGCCAGGTCAGCAGCGCCACCGCCAGCATCACCAGCGTCGGCAAGCCGAGCTGATAGCTTTGCTCGCCCAGTTGGAACGGCAGCACGCTGCGTGGCAGCGTCCACCAGTCCGGCAGCGCGTACAGGCTGCGGCCGTTGGTCAGCCACATCAGCATGCCGAACAACAGCGCCTGCATGCTGATGGTGACGATGATCGAGACGATGCGCAGGCAGTAGATCAACAGCGCGTTGACCATGCCCAGCGCGGCGCCGATCGCCAACGCCAGCAGGATGCTGCCTGTCGGGCTGGCCAGCCCGTAGTGGGTGGCCAGCGTGGCGATCAGGTACTGCACCACCGAGGCCACCGCGGCGAAGGAGATATCGATACCGCCGGTCACCAGCACCACGAACAGGCCGAGGGCGAAAATGCCGCTCACCGCGTAGCTTTCGCTGAGATCGAGCAGGTTCTGCACCGTCAAAAACTGGTCGCTGAGCAGCGAAAAGACGATGATCGTCAGCAGCAGCACCCAGGCCAGGTAGCCTTCGTTGCCGCGCGGTTTCAGGCTGAATCTACGCATTGATCGCCTCCGCCAGCCGTTGCTGGCTCACCTGCTCCGGCAGGTACTCGCCGATCACGCTGCCGCCGCTGAAGTGCAGCACCCGATCGCAGTTGTAATACACCTCCGGCACCTCGTCGGAGATCAGCAGAATCGCGATCCCCTCCTGCGCCAGCAGATGGATCAGTTGGTAGATGCTGGCCTTCGCGCCGACGTCGACGCCGACGGTCGGCGAATCGAGGATCAGGATCCGCGGCTGGGTCAGCACCCACTTGGCCAGCACGATCTTTTGCTGATTGCCGCCGGACAACGTCGAGACCGCCTGATCCGGATCCGCTACCCGCACGCCGAGTTTGGCGATCCACTCCGCCACGATGCGATTCTTGCGGTAGTCGTCGATCAGGCGAAAACGCCCGCGCAGCTTATCGAGAATGGTCAGCACCGCGTTGTCCGCCACCGACTGTTGCTGCACCAGCCCCAGCGTCAGGCGATCCTCCGAAACGTAACCGATGCCGGCCTTGATCGCGTCCTCATGGCCGCGAAAGCGCACCGGTTTGCTGTCGAGGTAGAGTTTGCCGCTGTCCGGCCGGGTCATGCCAAACAGGCTCAGCGCCAGCTCGGTGCGCCCGGAGCCGAGCAGCCCGCACAGACCGAGCACCTCCCCCTGGTGCAGCCGGAAGCACACGTCCTGATACTGGCCGGCGCGGCTCAGGCGATCCGCCTCCAGCATCACCCGATCCTTATTCAGGCTGGGCGCTTTCAGGCGATAATCCAGCTTCAGACCGGTCATCAGCTCGGTCAGACGATCGCCGGTGATCTCCGCCGCCGGCCAGGTGCCGACTTTGTTGCCGTCGCGGATCACCGTGACGCGATCCGAGATCTCCAGCACCTCGTCCAGCCGGTGGCTGACGAACACCACGCAGATGCCCTGCGCTTTCAGATAGTCCACCGTGCGCAGCAGTTGGTTAACCTCGGTGCGGGTCAGCGAAGCGGTCGGTTCGTCCATGATCACCAGCCGCGCCTCCGCCACCAGCGCACGGCAGATCGCCACCTGCTGGCGCTGCGCGATCGGCAGCTCCGCCACCCGTTTGTCGAGATCCAGATTGAAACTCAGCGATTGCAGCTGGCGCTCGGCGGCGCGCCGCAGCCGTGCCGGGCGGTGCCAACCCAGCAACCCGCGCAGGTTGTGTTCGAAGGCGATGTTTTCCGCCACCGTCAGATTGGGAAACAGCGACAGATCCTGGTAAATCACCTGAATGCCGAAAGCGCGCGCCTGATCCGGCGACAGCCGGCCGAAGGTTTGCCCATCGATGATGATGCGGCTGCCGTCGTCCGGTTGATAGACGCCGGCGATCGCCTTGATCAGCGTGCTCTTGCCACAGCCGTTGGTGCCGGCCAGGCAGTGCACTTCTCCCGGCATCAACGCCAGTGAAATCTCGTTCAGCGCACGCTGCCCGCCAAAGGTCATCGACAGCTGTTGCAGCGCGATCAGCGGCGCGCCCTGCGTTGCCGTATTGCCGGAAATCGCCATGATCACAGCCCCATCTTCACCAGTTTCGGCAGGTTTTGCTTATCCAGGCTTTCGGTGGCGTTGCCGAGAATGGTGTGCTGCTGCGCATCCACCTGCACCTTGCCCATGCCTTCAATGGTCATGCCGTCGGTGATTTTCTCCCCCTTGTGCATCATGTCGGCGATGCGCACGAACACTTCGCCGGCCACCATCGGATTCCAGATGTAACCGCCCTTGATGGCGCCGCGATTGACCAGCGAAGCGCCCTGGCCCGGGCTGAACGGCCCGATGACGCAGATATCGTTGCTTTTGCCGCGGTTGAGCACTGCGCGCCCGGCGCCGATCGGCCCCTGCGAACCGAACGCCAGCACGCCTTTCAGATCGGGATATTTAGCCATCAGGTCGTTGGTGGTGCGCACGCTGTCATCCAGCGATTCCCCCACGCCAAACTTGTCGCCCACCAGTTGCATGTTCGGGTAGTGTTGCTTCTGGTAGTTGATGGCCGAGTCCGACCAGGTGATGTGCAGCGGCACCGTCAGGCTGCCGACATACACCGCATACTTACCCTGCTCTTTCATGCAGGCGGCCAACGCTTTCATGTGGTTGACCCCATGCTGCGAGGCGTCCACCAACTCAAAATCCCAATCGGCGTACTTCTGGCCGGGGGACTCGTGCACGATCACCTTGATGCCCGCCTCCTGCGCGCGCTTGAGCACCGGTTCCAGCACCCGGGCGTCGTTCGGCACCACGCCGATAATGTCCACCTTCTGCGCGATCAGATCTTCGATGGCGCGCACCTGCAGCGCCGGATCCGCCGCCGTCGGCCCAACCATCCAGGCGTCGATACCGCGTTTGGCGCTCTCGCTTTTGATGCCGGCCTCCATGGCGTTGAACCAGGGAATGCCGCCGATTTTCACCACCACGCCCATTTTCAGCTTGTCCGCCGCCTGCGCGGATAGCGACAGCAGCAGCGAGGCAAACAGACCGACCAGTACGGATTTTTTCATTGTTCTCTCTCCACAAGTGTTGGCTGTAATAAAGGGTTTTCGTTGTTGTTATCGCGCCGCCCTTTTCGCGGCGGGTGAAACTTCGATCACGTCGACGTTGTTCCAGGCCAGTTCCTGGCGAAACTCGTCGTCGCTGAGCCTATCGGTGATTAAGGTATCTATCTCCCGGTAGTGGCAGATGCGCGCGAACGAGCGGCGGCCGAACTTGTTGCTGTCCACCAGCAGGAACTTGCGCTCCGACGCCAGCAGCATCTGCTGCTTCAGCCGCGCATGGTGCTCATTGCTCTCGCGGATGCCGCCGTCCTGGCAGATGCCGTGGCAAGAGAAGAACAGCTTGTTGATCACGAACTCTTTCAGCATCTGCTCCGCCAGCACGCCGATAAAATCCTCGTACTTGGCGGAATACTCGCCCCCCAGGCCGATGGTGCGCACGTTGGCTTTGCAGGCCAGCGTCTGGATGATGTGCAGCGAGTTGGTCAGCACCACCAGCGAGATATCCGGCAGCTGGCGCGCCAAAAACCAGCTGGTGGAGCTGCTGTCCAGCAGCAGGCAATCCCCCGGCGCGATAAATTCCAGCGCGCGTTTGGCGATGCGCGTCTTCTGCTCCGGCGCTTCGTTGCTGCGTTGGCGGAACGATTCGCCCTGGTCAATCTCGGCGGGCACATAGGTTTTTTCCACCGCCGGCGGCTCGACGAACACCGCGCCGCCGTGGCTGCGCAGCAGCAGGCCGCGCCGTTCAAGCAGGGCCAGATCACGCCGCGCCGTCTCGATAGAGATGTGGCACAGCTGCGCCACCTCCTGCACCATCACGCGGCCGCGCTGGCTCAAGACTTCGGTGATAAAGCGATGACGTTCTACAGGCAGCATGTTTCTTTTCTCCTCCACAACGATGATTACGATATCGATTTGCTGCGCCGCGTTTTGCGCGCAGACGCAAAGCGCCTCGCCCCGCGATCGGTCAACGATGGCGCTGTGATAGTTGTCAAAAAAATCGGGAAGGAATTGAAATGAATAATTACGAAAGTGTGGAGTAACAGACAGTTATGATGAACGAATGCCTGAGGCGCACAGCAGAGAAACGGTAAACGGTCACAATTCCACGTTCCGCAACATGACCGTTAATGACCGTTTTTGTGGTTTTGACCGAACGCCGCCAATAGACAGTCGAGGTTGAGAGGCATTACCTGAAAAAACGGCAAAAAAAATCCGGCGAGAGCCTCACCGGATTGTTAGCCGCCTGACACACATTATTCCTCGTGCTCATGCTCTTTCAACATCGCTTCACGCAGAACGGCATTCAGGCGTTTCTGATAGCCTTTGCCTGGCCGCTGAAGCCAGGCCAGCACATCCGCATCGATGCGGATGGTTTTCGATACTTTCATCGGTTTATAAAAACGCCCCTGCACCGCAGTCTGCCACGTTTCCTCCCCCAGCGCCGGCGCATCGGCGTAATCGATATCCTCGTCCGGCAACGCGCTCAGCGAAGCAAGTTGCGCTTTCTGCTCCTCCGTCAACGGAGGGAGTACGCTATGGGCCAGATTTTTGGCGGAATTTTTGCGCTTCATATCTTCCCCTCTGTTTGGCATCGGCCTTGCGCGCTGAAATGATGCGCACGATCTCTATCGTATCGCCATCGACATCCGTTTCGATCGTCGTATGCGCCACCAGCAGCAGCAAACAGGAGCCGACCATACCGATCGTTTGCCAAGGTTCTTCTCCGCCCTCGATCCTTTCCAGCACAGCCAAATGGTTGGGATCCAGAAAAACTCGCTGCGCAATCTCAACGCTGACACGGTGTTTGCGTTGGTTACTGTGATTTTTATTCTGATTCCATTCAAAATAAACATACATTTTTGTAACCACATTTTGGTTGTTATTTAACCAAAACACATCGCCTACGGAGAGATGCCAAAACCCTCCGGATGCGTTCAACGCCCGCCTGCAGCCTCGATAAAAGTGCCGGTCACGTAAGACGCGGCGTCGGACAGCAACCAGGCGATCGCCTCCGCCACTTCCTGCGGATGGCCGCCGCGCTGCATCGGCAAACTGTCCTTCACGCGATCCACCCGGCCGGGCTCGCCGCCGCTGGCGTGCATCTCGGTATAGATGAAACCGGGCCGCACGCCGTTGACGCGAATGCCCTGCGCCGCCACTTCCCGCGATAACCCGATGGTCAGCGTATCGACGGCGCCTTTCGAGGCGGCGTAGTCGACATACTCTCCCGCCGCCCCCAGTCGGGACGCCGCGGAGGAAACGTTGACGATGGCGCCGCCCTGCCCGCCATGGCGCAGCGCCATGCGCTTCACCGCCTCGCGGCAACACAGGAAGTAACCGGTAACGTTGGTGCTCAGCACCTGATTGATGCGCTCGGCGGTCAGCTGTTCAATGTTCGCCTGCTGGAACAGAATGCCGGCGTTGTTGACCAGCGCGCTGAGCGTGCCCAGCCCGGCATCCAGTGCGCCGAACATCGCCATCACCTGCGCTTCGTCGGCCACGTCGGCCTGCAATGCCAGCGCCTTGCCGCCCTGCGCCTCGATCTCCGTCACCACCTGCCGCGCCGCACTTTCGTCGCGCAGGTAATTCACGCCCACCGCATAGCCCTGCCGGGCCAACAACAAGGCGGTCGCGCGGCCAATTCCCCGGCTTGCGCCAGTCACCAATGCCACTTTCGTCATCGTATTTTTTTCTCTGGTTGGCGATATAAAAATAACGGCCTGCACACAGACCCCGTTTGCCAGTCAGAGTATAGAGCGGCGCTCTAGAAAACGCTTCAGAGCTGAGCCAGGCGGCGCAGCAGCTTTTTAATCCGGTATTTCGCGCAGCCGGAGGCGTCCGTTACCGCCACCTGATGGCCCCGCTGCAAAGCGGAAGCATGCAGGCCTTTGTGAGCAGGGCTGTGCACATCACCGCGAAACGACAGCATCAACAGAATGAGCAGCATCGCCAAGCCTGAATCCATCAGCCGCCGCGAAGCGCCCGCGCTCGGGTAACCGTCAGTGCGCATTGTCGCCCTCTCTGTGGTGATATCGAATGGCGACAAAAATAACTGAAATTCCCTCGCCCTCCCTTAACGCGAGATTAAAGCCAGATTAAGGTTTGCTTAAGAACGCGCAGGCAAAGCGGGTTTCCCCGTTGTCTTCCCGTCAGGGTTATAGTTAGATAATCGCGACTCAAGGATCTCAGCGGAATAAACGTGAACATACTGTTGGTGGAAGACGACCTGCAATTAGGCAAGGCGCTGTGCCGCGCATTGGAGCTAACCGGCTTTAATTTGTGCTGGGTGCGCCTGCTCGCGGACGCGGAAAATAAACTTTCACCCGGCGGGTTCGACTTGATGCTGTTGGATCTCACGCTGCCGGACGGCGACGGTCTGCAGAAACTGATCGCCTGGCGCGCCGCCGGGCAAAATATCCCGATCATCATCCTGACCGCCCGTGACCGCATCGAAAGCCTGGTGAACAGCCTGGATTCCGGCGCGGACGACTTTCTGGCCAAACCCTTTGCACTGCCCGAGCTCATCTCGCGCGTCAAGGCGGTCAACCGGCGCATGGCCGGCTTCGCTTCGCAAACCTGGAGCCTCGGCACGCTGTATCTCGATCCGGTCAACCATCAGGTGACGCTGGATAACGAACTGCTGATGCTGTCGAAAAAAGAATACCACCTGCTGCACGAGCTGATGCGCTGCGCCGGCACCGTGGTGCGCAAAGCGGTGTTGGAACAGCGGCTGTTCGGCCACGGTGACAGCGTGGAAAGCAACTCGCTGGAAGTGCATATGCATAATTTACGCCGCAAGATCGGTAAAGAAAGAATCATTACCGTACGCGGCATTGGCTATTTGCTGAAAAAAGAGTAACGGGATGATCAGTTTCAAATCCTTCTTTATGCGCACCATTGTTTTTCAGGTTATGGCTATATTGCTGCTGTGGGGAGTATTAATCGGCTGGGTGAAATACTTCTATTACCCTGATGCAGAAAAGTATTTGGATAATCAGCAGCGCCTTGTCGCACTCGGCATCGCTAATATTCTCGACAAAACCGACATTGCCGATCCCCGTTATATCGACATCATCAAAGATATCGAGGAGATGTATATCGAATCGATTAAAAACGGCGCCGTGGAAGAACTAGACTATCGCCCGTTATTTTTGGTTTACGATCGTGACAATCGGCTTATTTACGCCTCGCCCCGGCAGGAACAACCGCTGAATCTGCCTCCGACGGTGCTGACCGGCACCATCAGCTACGCCAACGTGGAATGGCATATCGCCGGTAGCTGGAGCGATAAGCAGCAGTTTAGGGTGATTGTCGGCGAATCCTTCGACAACCGTACCACCATTTTCGGCAACCCGGCGGAGAGCACCGCCCTACCGCTGCTGGGCATTCTGGCGGCGATCATCATCACCTTACTGTTTACCGCCTACTTCAGCCTGCGGCCGCTGCGCCAGATCGCCCGCACCATTTCCGATCGCCAGCCGGGCAACCTGTCGCCGATCAACGTCAGCGAGCAGTATCAGGAGATCCGGCCGGTGGTGGTGGAGGTCAATAAGCTGATGGCGCGCATCGACGCCGCCAACCAGCGCGAGAAACGCTTTATGGCCGATGCGGCGCACGAACTGCGCACGCCGATCGCCGCCGTGCTGGCGCAGCTGCATCTGCTGACTCAGGTTTCGGAGCGGCAGGAACGCCAGGAGATCATCGGCGACATGCAGCAAGGGCTGGATCGCGCGGCGTCGCTGTCGCGCCAGCTGATCAACCTGGCCAAGCTGGAGGCGGAAGATTTTCCGCTGAAAATTGAGGCGGTGGACATCTATGCCGAAATCGGCAAATGCATCGCGCAGCACGTTCCCTATGCGTTGGAAAAAGACGTCGAACTGTCGCTCGACGGCAGTGAGGACGTGGTGGTGAGCACCGATCGCCATGCGCTGATCGCCATCTTCACCAATCTGCTGGACAACGCGCTCAAGTACGCGCCGCCCGGCAGCCGCATCGAAGCCAATATCCGCTCGCTGGCGCCGCTCGGCTGCTATATTACTTTGCGCGACAACGGCCTCGGAGTGAGCGAAGAGCACCTTCCGCGCCTGTTTGAACGCTTTTACCGCGTGCCCGGCACGCAGCAGACCGGCAGCGGACTGGGATTAGCCATCGCCCGCAACCTGGCCGACAAAATCGGCGCACAGCTGCGCATCACCGAGGGCCTCGACGATCGCGGCATCGGCTTTATCATCGATTTGCCGGAAAGTTACCGGCCACAGATTGAGAGTTAATCACGAACATGATCGCCCCTGTACTGCTGCAACGGCAGCAACTTGACCGGCTATGGGATATCGACCGCAGTGAAATTATCGACACCCTGTATCGCCTGCAAGACGGCAAGCTGCAGCCCTACCCGGACTACTATGATGTACGCGGTTGGGATCCGCACGATCGGGAAACCTATACGCCAATCCATGAGGCATGTTTCGATCGCGGTGGCGCGTTTTTCGCGCTGTTCGACGGCGAGGAGATCGTAGCGGCGGCGGCGCTGGACACCGAGCCGCGCGGCCCGCAGCAGGATCTGCGCCAATTGCTGTTCTTTTACGTTAGCGCGCACCAACGCGGCCAGGGGCTAGGCAAGCAGCTGTTCCAGCTCTGCCTGAGGCAGGCCGAGCAAGAAGGGGCCGCCGGGCTGTACGTCTCCTCCATCCCCAACAAAAGCACCGTAGACTTCTACCTGGCGCAGGGTTGCCGGCTCATCGAGCGCCCGGATGCCGAGCTGTTCGCCCGCGAGCCGGAGGATATTCACCTGGTCTGCGCTTGCCGCTAGCGGCTGCAGCTTAGCGAGCGATGCGCATCACCGAACGTACGTCGCTTTTCTTGTTCAGATCCCACACCTCAGCGATCTCCTCGAGCGCGTGCTCCTGCGTCTCGATAGTGAGCGCCCCTGTCGCCGCCAGCGCCAGAATCTCGGTCGCGTAACGCTGCATCTCAGGGATCGGCGGGAAGTTGCCGGTGCCGCTGCCGAGGATCTGCAGCTGATTGCTGCGCAGCACCGCCGCCGGCAGCCGGATGTCCGGCGCCGCCATCGAACCGACGTTGACCAAACGAATACCGCGCCCGCCGGCATAAGACGAAAGATCGTGATTATTGAGCGTCGCGAGCAGCGCTTCCGTCGCCGGGCCCCAGATGTAATCGACGATCACCTGATAACCGCTCGGCCCCGCCGCCGCCGCGAAGGCCTGCGTCAACGCTTCGCCCTGCAGGCTCAGATCCACCGTGGCGTCCACGCCCAACGCCTCCAGCACGCTCAGGCGGCGGCCGGCGGCAACGATGCGTCCGGCCCCCGCCTGACGCGCTGCTGCAACCGCCAGTTTGCCCGAGGTGCCGGTAGCGCCGATGATCAGCACCGTTTCACCAGGCTGCAGATCCGCTCGCCAGCGCAGCGGCAGCCAGGCGGCGAAGGCGGGATT is part of the Serratia surfactantfaciens genome and encodes:
- a CDS encoding substrate-binding domain-containing protein; amino-acid sequence: MKKSVLVGLFASLLLSLSAQAADKLKMGVVVKIGGIPWFNAMEAGIKSESAKRGIDAWMVGPTAADPALQVRAIEDLIAQKVDIIGVVPNDARVLEPVLKRAQEAGIKVIVHESPGQKYADWDFELVDASQHGVNHMKALAACMKEQGKYAVYVGSLTVPLHITWSDSAINYQKQHYPNMQLVGDKFGVGESLDDSVRTTNDLMAKYPDLKGVLAFGSQGPIGAGRAVLNRGKSNDICVIGPFSPGQGASLVNRGAIKGGYIWNPMVAGEVFVRIADMMHKGEKITDGMTIEGMGKVQVDAQQHTILGNATESLDKQNLPKLVKMGL
- a CDS encoding DeoR/GlpR family DNA-binding transcription regulator gives rise to the protein MLPVERHRFITEVLSQRGRVMVQEVAQLCHISIETARRDLALLERRGLLLRSHGGAVFVEPPAVEKTYVPAEIDQGESFRQRSNEAPEQKTRIAKRALEFIAPGDCLLLDSSSTSWFLARQLPDISLVVLTNSLHIIQTLACKANVRTIGLGGEYSAKYEDFIGVLAEQMLKEFVINKLFFSCHGICQDGGIRESNEHHARLKQQMLLASERKFLLVDSNKFGRRSFARICHYREIDTLITDRLSDDEFRQELAWNNVDVIEVSPAAKRAAR
- a CDS encoding BrnA antitoxin family protein, yielding MKRKNSAKNLAHSVLPPLTEEQKAQLASLSALPDEDIDYADAPALGEETWQTAVQGRFYKPMKVSKTIRIDADVLAWLQRPGKGYQKRLNAVLREAMLKEHEHEE
- a CDS encoding BrnT family toxin; this translates as MYVYFEWNQNKNHSNQRKHRVSVEIAQRVFLDPNHLAVLERIEGGEEPWQTIGMVGSCLLLLVAHTTIETDVDGDTIEIVRIISARKADAKQRGRYEAQKFRQKSGP
- a CDS encoding SDR family oxidoreductase: MTKVALVTGASRGIGRATALLLARQGYAVGVNYLRDESAARQVVTEIEAQGGKALALQADVADEAQVMAMFGALDAGLGTLSALVNNAGILFQQANIEQLTAERINQVLSTNVTGYFLCCREAVKRMALRHGGQGGAIVNVSSAASRLGAAGEYVDYAASKGAVDTLTIGLSREVAAQGIRVNGVRPGFIYTEMHASGGEPGRVDRVKDSLPMQRGGHPQEVAEAIAWLLSDAASYVTGTFIEAAGGR
- a CDS encoding response regulator; this translates as MNILLVEDDLQLGKALCRALELTGFNLCWVRLLADAENKLSPGGFDLMLLDLTLPDGDGLQKLIAWRAAGQNIPIIILTARDRIESLVNSLDSGADDFLAKPFALPELISRVKAVNRRMAGFASQTWSLGTLYLDPVNHQVTLDNELLMLSKKEYHLLHELMRCAGTVVRKAVLEQRLFGHGDSVESNSLEVHMHNLRRKIGKERIITVRGIGYLLKKE
- a CDS encoding ATP-binding protein, which encodes MISFKSFFMRTIVFQVMAILLLWGVLIGWVKYFYYPDAEKYLDNQQRLVALGIANILDKTDIADPRYIDIIKDIEEMYIESIKNGAVEELDYRPLFLVYDRDNRLIYASPRQEQPLNLPPTVLTGTISYANVEWHIAGSWSDKQQFRVIVGESFDNRTTIFGNPAESTALPLLGILAAIIITLLFTAYFSLRPLRQIARTISDRQPGNLSPINVSEQYQEIRPVVVEVNKLMARIDAANQREKRFMADAAHELRTPIAAVLAQLHLLTQVSERQERQEIIGDMQQGLDRAASLSRQLINLAKLEAEDFPLKIEAVDIYAEIGKCIAQHVPYALEKDVELSLDGSEDVVVSTDRHALIAIFTNLLDNALKYAPPGSRIEANIRSLAPLGCYITLRDNGLGVSEEHLPRLFERFYRVPGTQQTGSGLGLAIARNLADKIGAQLRITEGLDDRGIGFIIDLPESYRPQIES
- a CDS encoding GNAT family N-acetyltransferase; this encodes MAPVLLQRQQLDRLWDIDRSEIIDTLYRLQDGKLQPYPDYYDVRGWDPHDRETYTPIHEACFDRGGAFFALFDGEEIVAAAALDTEPRGPQQDLRQLLFFYVSAHQRGQGLGKQLFQLCLRQAEQEGAAGLYVSSIPNKSTVDFYLAQGCRLIERPDAELFAREPEDIHLVCACR